A portion of the Bubalus kerabau isolate K-KA32 ecotype Philippines breed swamp buffalo chromosome 1, PCC_UOA_SB_1v2, whole genome shotgun sequence genome contains these proteins:
- the ACVRL1 gene encoding serine/threonine-protein kinase receptor R3, whose protein sequence is MTLNLPRRRLLMLLIALGLTQGDPLKPSRGPLVTCTCENPHCKGPTCQGSWCTVVLVWEDGHLREYRGCGNMHPEVCRARPTEFVNHYCCYSPLCNHNVSLALEATQTPPEQPQGDGQLPLILGPVLAFLLLVALGALGLWHVRWRKEKQRGANSELGESSLILKPSEQGDSMLGDLLDSDCTTGSGSGLPFLVQRTVARQVALVECVGKGRYGEVWRGLWHGESVAVKIFSSRDEQSWFRETEIYNTVLLRHDNILGFIASDMTSRNSSTQLWLITHYHEHGSLYDFLQRQTLEPQLALKLAVSAACGLAHLHVEIFGTQGKPAIAHRDLKSRNVLVKSNLQCCIADLGLAVMHSQGSDYLDIGNNPRVGTKRYMAPEVLEEQIRTDCFESYKWTDIWAFGLVLWEITRRTIVNGIVEDYRPPFYDVVPNDPSFEDMKKVVCVDQQTPTIPNRLAADPVLSGLAQMMRECWYPNPSARLTALRIKKTLQKLSNGLQKPKVIP, encoded by the exons ATGACCTTGAACCTTCCCAGGAGAAGGCTTCTGATGCTACTGATAGCCTTGGGCCTGACCCAGG GTGACCCCTTGAAACCCTCTCGGGGCCCGCTGGTGACCTGCACGTGTGAGAACCCACACTGCAAGGGGCCTACCTGCCAGGGGTCCTGGTGTACAGTCGTGCTGGTGTGGGAGGATGGACACCTCCGGGAATACCGGGGCTGCGGGAACATGCACCCAGAGGTCTGTAGGGCGCGCCCCACGGAGTTCGTCAACCACTACTGCTGCTACAGCCCCCTGTGCAACCACAACGTGTCCCTGGCGCTAGAAG CCACCCAGACTCCTCCGGAGCAGCCTCAAGGAGATGGCCAGCTGCCTTTGATCCTGGGCCCCGTGCTGGCCTTTCTACTGCTTGTGGCCCTGGGTGCCCTGGGCCTGTGGCATGTCCGGTGGAGGAAGGAGAAGCAGCGGGGCGCGAACAGTGAGCTGGGCGAGTCCAGCCTCATCCTGAAGCCATCTGAGCAGGGGGACAGCATGTTGGGG GACCTCCTGGACAGTGACTGTACCACGGGCAGCGGCTCAGGGCTCCCGTTCCTGGTGCAGAGGACAGTGGCTCGACAGGTCGCCCTGGTGGAGTGTGTGG GAAAGGGCCGCTATGGTGAGGTGTGGCGGGGCCTGTGGCATGGTGAGAGCGTAGCCGTCAAGATCTTCTCCTCCAGAGACGAACAGTCCTGGTTCCGGGAGACTGAGATCTACAACACAGTGCTGCTCAGACACGACAACATCCTAG GCTTTATCGCCTCGGACATGACTTCCCGCAACTCGAGCACGCAGCTGTGGCTCATCACGCACTACCACGAGCACGGCTCGCTCTACGACTTTCTGCAGAGGCAGACACTGGAGCCTCAGCTGGCCCTGAAGCTAGCTGTGTCCGCGGCCTGCGGCCTGGCGCACCTGCACGTGGAGATCTTCGGCACGCAGGGCAAACCGGCCATCGCCCACCGCGACCTCAAGAGCCGCAACGTGCTGGTCAAGAGCAACCTGCAGTGCTGCATCGCCGACCTGG GCCTGGCTGTGATGCACTCCCAGGGTAGCGATTACCTGGACATTGGCAACAACCCGCGAGTGGGCACCAAGCGGTACATGGCCCCTGAGGTGCTGGAAGAGCAGATCCGAACCGACTGCTTCGAATCCTACAAGTGGACGGACATTTGGGCCTTTGGCCTGGTGCTGTGGGAGATCACCCGCCGGACCATTGTCAATG GCATTGTGGAGGACTACCGGCCACCCTTCTATGATGTGGTGCCCAATGACCCCAGTTTTGAGGACATGAAGAAGGTGGTGTGTGTTGACCAGCAGACTCCCACCATCCCCAACCGGCTGGCTGCAGACCCG